The sequence TGTGCTGGAAAAACTGACCCACCTGATTGCGACCTCATTGCCACAACAGCTTGCCTCGGTAAATACGTCCTAAAGCTAAATTCAACTACCACACTCTCAACACACAATCGGCAAAATCAAAGCGAGCCGCTAATCAAGTACTTCTGCAAGATAAATGGATATTGGATTACAACGTTTCGTTTGCCTTAATAAACTCAGCAACACTCAAAGAAGATAATGTATGTACTGCCTTGCGTACTTACGGCTTGGTTTTGTTAAAGAGAAAAGAGGGCTCGCTAACCAAGGAACTGCCAAGTAGTTCGTCGTATTTCTGGATTGCTGGCTTGAAAACAGCGGAGGGGAAAAGCGAGTTCGCGGGCTTTAGGGTACTTCCGAGCAACTTAACCAAAGATTCAGAAACGATGCTATTCAAGATAGTTAGTTTTCCTGCTGGGTTTTTTAAGTCGAAAGCCATAAAAATTATCGGCGAATTAGAGCTTCGATCAGACGATCCGAGTAAATATAAAGAATGGTTTCGGCAACGATGACCCGATTGATCGCCATCACTCGCTTGGAGGCCACCTGTGCCATTCAGTTTGACGGGCTACGTCTACGACAAACTGTCGAACCTGAAGAAAGTGACCGACCCGCTGGCGCGCACAACCGATCTGGCATACGACAATCTGGATCGTTTGCATCGCGTCAACTATCCGCTGACACCCGGCAATGCGACGCGGCTGTTTGAACGGTACGAATACGACGCGGGCCATCGGCTGATTCGGCGGATTGACACGGCGGGGCGGCTGACACGGTTCTTTTACGACGTGGGCGACCGGCTGACGCGCGAGCTTGACCCGGCGGGCAATGACACGCAGTACAGCTACAACCCGCGTTCGCAGGTGTTGCAGGTGACGGACGCGCGCAATCAACACTACGAGTTCAGCTACGATGCCGTGGGCCGCGTGTTGCAAACGAAGCGGGGCGGGCGCGAGTGGAGCTTCACCTACGACGGCGACGGCAACCGCGCCACGCGCACCGACGCCAAAGGCAACACGACCACGTATGCCTACAACGAATTGAACAACCTGACGACGATCACCTATGCCAACGGCGGGACGCAGAGTTATGCCTACGACGTTTTGGGACGAATGACCGGCGCGACGAATGCGACGGGCACCGTGACGCTGGGTTATGACGCGCGTAGTCGCGTGACCGGCACGACGGACGTGTGGGGCCAGACGCTCGGCTATCAATACGACACGCGCACCTGCACCTATGACGGGTTGAACCGATTGACGGCGGCGACACGCCCGAATCAGCCAGCAAAGAGCTATGCCTGCGATACGGTGGGCAACCGGGCTTCAGCGCATTTGAGCGCGGTGTACGGCAGCCGGGATCAGCCAAAGTTTTGATGCCGCGCGCGCGGTCGGCAGCCGGTGAGGGGGGCCGCTATGAGCGTGAAAGCCTTGCGGCAGACAGCCGCGAAGGGCAATGCGGCTAGCGTCGCGGTGCCTGCCTTGGTTGGTCGGGAAACAATGTGGTTGGAGCGGCAGGCGCTTACAAGCAGCTTGGTGAACTAGCCAGAACTGCGCAGGGCCAATATGCTGTAGCAAAGCAAGCGGCAAAGACCAGGGCGTTCGCCGTGCTTCCATTTCTGTCGCCACGCAAGCTATCATCCGTCGCCACGACAACCGTGGAAGTTCCAAACGCCTCAAACCGGAGAATCAAAATGAAACGAAGCTCGTTCGCGTTACTGTTGTTATTGCTGCTGGCCGTCGCTGTCCATCTTTTCTTCCCAATGCTCGGCGCCGCGCAGGGCAAAGCGAAAAACGATCCGAACCGCGAAGAGTGGTTGCCGCTGTTCAATGGCAAAGACCTCAAGGATTGGCACGTCAAAATCAACGGCTATGCGCTGGATGACAATTTCGGCAACACCTTCCGCGTTGCGAAGGGCGTGATGCAGGTGGGCTACGAAAAATACGATGCGTTCAACAAACGCTACGGGCACATTTTCTATAAAGACAAGTTTTCGTATTACCGGTTAGTGGTTGAATACCGCTTCGTCGGCGAGCAGTGCACGGGCGGCGAGGGCTGGGCCACGCGCAACAGCGGCGCGATGTTGCATTGCCAAGACCCCAAGACGATGGGCAAGGATCAGGACTTTCCGATTTCGATTGAAGCGCAATTGCTCGGCGGCTTAGGCAAAGGGCCACGCCCGACGCTGAACCTGTGCACGCCGGGCACGAACGTCGAGATAGACGGCAAGCTGTTCACGACGCATTGCCTCAATTCAAAATCCAAAACCTACGACGGCGATCAGTGGGTGCGTGTCGAAGTGGAGGTGCGTGGCAGCGAGGGCATCAAGCACATCATTGACGGGCAGGTGGTGTTGTCTTACGAAAAGCCGCAAATCGGCGGCGGCAGCGTCAGCGGCTACGATCCGGCGGTGAAGAAGGATGGGATGTTGCTCAGCGAAGGGTATATTTCGTTGCAGAGCGAGAGCCATCCAGTCGAATTTCGCAAGGTGGAGGTGTTAAACCTGGTCGGCTGTATGGACAAGAAAGCGAAGAACTATAAAAGCTATTACGTGAAGGCGGACAACGCGAAATGTAGCTATAAGTGAGTTGGGCACAGCGCAAAGTAGGTTGAGAATACGGAACAGACGGAAGTAACGGAACATACGGAAAGCAGAACTGTCTTTAGGCTATTCCGTGTGTTCCGTATTTCCGTCTGTTCCGTATTCTCTTTTTGAATGCCCTATGGCAAACTCCGCCCCGCATTTGCGCGGAGTCCAATCAGCAACGTTCAACACGTTCACTACAACTGGCAATTCAATCCCTCTCGACAGGCAAGGACACTCTATGAACCTCGCAGGACTGTTTCGCACAAAATCCATCGAACGTATTCAGGCCGATGCGGCCGCCGGGTTGGCCGATGAAACGCATTCGCCGGGCGGACTCAAACGCGCGCTGGGCGTGACCGACCTGACGCTGCTCGGCATCGCGGCGGTCATCGGCGCGGGCATCTTTTCGACCATCGGCAATGCGGCGGCGAGCGGCGGGCCGGCCGTGGCGGGATTGTTCGTCTTCACCGCGATTGCCTGCGCGTTTGCGGCGTTTTGTTATGCAGAATTCGCTTCGACGATTCCGGTGGCGGGGTCGGCTTACACCTATGCCTACGCCTCGTTCGGCGAATTGATTGCGTGGATCATCGGCTGGGATTTGTTGATGGAATACGCCATCGGCAACATCGCGGTGGCGATTTCGTGGAGCGATTACTTCACCGGCTTGCTCGCCGGGTACGGCATCAATATGCCCGAATACCTGACGATGGATTTTCTGACGGCGCGGCGCGGGTTTACCGAAGTGAGCCAGAAAATGGCCGAGGGGTTATCGCTCGATCAAGTCGGCGCGCTTGACGGCATGGCGAGCAAAGTGGAAGCGTATCAGGCGTGGCTGCACGCGCCGGTCATCGGTGGCTGGCATTTCGTCTGCGACCTGCCGGCGCTGGGAATCGTGTTCATCATCACGGCCCTGGTTTACGTCGGCATCCGCGAATCGAAGACGGCGTCGAATGTGATGGTGGCGCTGAAACTGGCGGTGATCGTGCTGGTGATCGTGCTGGGCGCGTTTTACGTCAAACGCAGCAACTGGTCGCCCTTTGCGCCCAACGGCGTGAGCGGCGTGCTCAAAGGCGTCTCGGCGGTTTTCTTTGCCTACATCGGTTTCGACGCGATCTCGACGACGGCGGAAGAGTGCAAAGACCCGCAACGCGATCTGCCGCGCGGGATGATGAATGCGCTGATTATCTGCACGATTCTCTATGTGCTGATCTCGCTCGTGCTGACCGGCATGGTCAGTTACAAGAACCTTGCTGTGGGCGACCCGATGGCCTACGTGTTTGGCCCCGACGGCGCGAATCTGCCGTGGATCAAGGGCATCATCGCCATCAGCGCG is a genomic window of Acidobacteriota bacterium containing:
- a CDS encoding RHS repeat protein encodes the protein MPFSLTGYVYDKLSNLKKVTDPLARTTDLAYDNLDRLHRVNYPLTPGNATRLFERYEYDAGHRLIRRIDTAGRLTRFFYDVGDRLTRELDPAGNDTQYSYNPRSQVLQVTDARNQHYEFSYDAVGRVLQTKRGGREWSFTYDGDGNRATRTDAKGNTTTYAYNELNNLTTITYANGGTQSYAYDVLGRMTGATNATGTVTLGYDARSRVTGTTDVWGQTLGYQYDTRTCTYDGLNRLTAATRPNQPAKSYACDTVGNRASAHLSAVYGSRDQPKF
- a CDS encoding DUF1080 domain-containing protein, translating into MLGAAQGKAKNDPNREEWLPLFNGKDLKDWHVKINGYALDDNFGNTFRVAKGVMQVGYEKYDAFNKRYGHIFYKDKFSYYRLVVEYRFVGEQCTGGEGWATRNSGAMLHCQDPKTMGKDQDFPISIEAQLLGGLGKGPRPTLNLCTPGTNVEIDGKLFTTHCLNSKSKTYDGDQWVRVEVEVRGSEGIKHIIDGQVVLSYEKPQIGGGSVSGYDPAVKKDGMLLSEGYISLQSESHPVEFRKVEVLNLVGCMDKKAKNYKSYYVKADNAKCSYK
- a CDS encoding amino acid permease, whose translation is MNLAGLFRTKSIERIQADAAAGLADETHSPGGLKRALGVTDLTLLGIAAVIGAGIFSTIGNAAASGGPAVAGLFVFTAIACAFAAFCYAEFASTIPVAGSAYTYAYASFGELIAWIIGWDLLMEYAIGNIAVAISWSDYFTGLLAGYGINMPEYLTMDFLTARRGFTEVSQKMAEGLSLDQVGALDGMASKVEAYQAWLHAPVIGGWHFVCDLPALGIVFIITALVYVGIRESKTASNVMVALKLAVIVLVIVLGAFYVKRSNWSPFAPNGVSGVLKGVSAVFFAYIGFDAISTTAEECKDPQRDLPRGMMNALIICTILYVLISLVLTGMVSYKNLAVGDPMAYVFGPDGANLPWIKGIIAISAVIAMATVLLVFQLGQPRIWMAMSRDGLLPPIFSSIHPKFKTPWFSTIVTGFLVAIPALFMNLVEVTDLTSIGTLFAFVLVCGGVLIMDKSEQKIERRFRVPYINSKFIAPLLFAVIVALVFWFNRAGVNSFFNFSVPWDEFKHRIPLLIFCVLMVVLVVYCYLKELSLIPVLGLVTCGYLMTELGWTNWVRFLLWLVVGLVLYFFYGNSHSKLARKVESA